A DNA window from Ornithobacterium rhinotracheale DSM 15997 contains the following coding sequences:
- a CDS encoding DUF5977 domain-containing protein produces MKKIFISLSLLGLAVGYAQNTTNSTIALTIDKNYFLDGSFNTFSKVSLGKGLNFPRTDLTKFEFSTTDLGGYQYSRTAFDGMIVYNTAKGTTGSNAATQGKQVSVTPGFYYFYNPKGTEKTTDLSEGQWVRLGAESVTSTLSTLPKYSTEERDKLKVVEEGTIIYNTTTKQVEVYNGTGWVPVSGVATTNPGGGTPVSPGTGPGTGVTPPPSTTTYSATKTGTYRKSFTRNNCGAGYIGGSHEVSHQSQATATSTISQEDADRKALDAAVAAATQWVIANGQREANSRGQCRQDPNSGVANLGNGVRATLQDAKGYVVSLTYQGAQVQGKIDNGSNKVQIQIPYTGGNGGSYGRVTAQTQTLARAAQDGRSTAATLTIPAGQLANGNGYISAEMSTPSLYKVKMLAPGQTEKVAEFKVRINGQEKTVVVNALGGIPDKKFNVMTNGRLEHQFVYIPITGPDGRTWLNNNLGADYANVNSPHFNPTQQATSKADYKAYGSLFQRGREANGHELVDWTRFIFGRVVHSNLSWSRDMLSSLTTYHDPCPNGYHTPSKSEWEQLFRAVGSGNSMWKERKLNLPAAGFRNYANGSQFSHTGSGGYYWSSTQSLYAWELRFSSSGSSMGKTSPSYGYPVRCLKD; encoded by the coding sequence ATGAAAAAGATATTTATCAGTTTATCTCTTTTAGGGTTAGCAGTAGGCTATGCTCAAAATACGACGAATAGCACAATTGCTTTGACCATTGATAAAAACTACTTTTTAGATGGTTCATTTAATACCTTCTCAAAGGTTTCTTTAGGAAAAGGTTTAAATTTTCCGAGAACAGATTTAACAAAGTTTGAGTTTAGTACTACAGATTTAGGTGGATACCAATATTCTCGCACTGCTTTTGATGGTATGATAGTGTATAATACCGCAAAGGGAACCACGGGAAGTAATGCCGCTACGCAAGGAAAACAAGTGTCTGTAACACCAGGCTTTTATTATTTCTATAATCCTAAAGGGACAGAAAAAACAACAGATTTATCAGAAGGGCAATGGGTGCGTTTGGGCGCGGAATCAGTAACATCTACTTTAAGCACTTTGCCAAAATATAGCACAGAAGAAAGAGATAAGTTAAAAGTTGTAGAAGAAGGAACCATTATTTATAATACCACCACCAAGCAAGTAGAGGTGTATAATGGTACGGGTTGGGTGCCGGTATCTGGAGTAGCTACCACCAACCCAGGCGGAGGCACCCCAGTATCTCCAGGCACAGGTCCAGGTACAGGCGTAACACCTCCACCAAGCACTACCACCTATTCTGCTACCAAAACGGGAACTTACCGCAAAAGTTTTACTAGAAACAATTGTGGGGCTGGTTATATAGGGGGAAGTCATGAAGTGTCTCACCAATCACAAGCTACGGCAACCAGTACTATAAGCCAAGAGGATGCTGATAGAAAGGCATTAGATGCCGCAGTAGCCGCAGCCACCCAATGGGTGATTGCCAATGGGCAAAGAGAGGCAAATAGCCGTGGACAATGTAGACAAGACCCCAATAGTGGCGTTGCGAATTTAGGAAATGGAGTCCGCGCTACTTTGCAAGATGCAAAAGGCTATGTGGTATCGCTTACTTATCAAGGAGCACAAGTGCAGGGAAAAATAGACAATGGAAGTAATAAGGTGCAGATACAAATTCCGTATACAGGAGGAAATGGAGGAAGCTATGGGCGAGTAACCGCCCAAACGCAAACCCTTGCGAGAGCAGCCCAAGATGGAAGAAGTACAGCGGCAACCTTAACAATCCCTGCTGGTCAATTAGCCAATGGAAATGGTTATATCTCAGCAGAGATGAGTACGCCAAGTCTTTACAAAGTAAAAATGCTAGCCCCAGGACAAACTGAAAAGGTGGCAGAGTTTAAAGTACGCATCAATGGACAAGAGAAAACAGTGGTGGTGAATGCTTTAGGCGGTATCCCAGATAAGAAGTTTAATGTAATGACCAATGGTAGATTAGAGCACCAGTTTGTGTATATTCCTATCACAGGTCCAGATGGCAGAACATGGTTAAATAACAATTTAGGAGCGGATTATGCTAATGTTAATTCTCCACACTTTAATCCAACCCAGCAGGCTACAAGTAAGGCTGATTATAAGGCATATGGTTCGTTGTTCCAGCGGGGTAGAGAGGCAAATGGACATGAGTTAGTAGATTGGACAAGGTTCATTTTTGGACGTGTAGTTCATTCAAATCTGTCTTGGAGTAGAGATATGTTGTCAAGTTTAACCACTTATCATGATCCATGTCCAAATGGGTATCATACTCCATCTAAGTCCGAGTGGGAACAATTGTTCCGCGCAGTGGGTTCAGGCAATTCAATGTGGAAAGAGCGTAAGTTAAATCTTCCCGCTGCAGGCTTCCGCAACTACGCCAATGGTTCGCAGTTCAGTCACACAGGTAGCGGCGGCTACTACTGGTCGTCTACGCAGAGCCTCTACGCATGGGAGTTGCGCTTCAGCTCAAGCGGTAGCAGCATGGGCAAAACCAGTCCTTCCTACGGGTATCCGGTTCGTTGCCTCAAGGATTAG
- a CDS encoding HU family DNA-binding protein: MSIKYKVVERGQPGVKGGGTKKFYANVVNDGEYSIDDLVKQIEKFSALSEADIRGVIIALENVIQDALAASKIVRLEKLGTLYPTLSSGAAASEKEFQAGLIKKVGVNYRPGKRILDAMKSAGFEKA, translated from the coding sequence ATGAGCATTAAATATAAAGTAGTAGAGAGAGGTCAGCCCGGTGTAAAAGGTGGCGGGACCAAGAAGTTTTATGCCAATGTGGTGAACGATGGAGAGTATAGTATAGACGATTTGGTAAAACAAATTGAGAAGTTTTCGGCACTCAGCGAGGCAGACATCCGTGGTGTCATCATTGCGCTAGAGAATGTAATTCAAGACGCCTTGGCCGCCAGCAAGATTGTACGCTTAGAGAAACTAGGAACGCTCTACCCTACGCTAAGCAGTGGAGCTGCCGCAAGCGAGAAGGAGTTTCAAGCGGGATTAATCAAGAAAGTAGGCGTAAACTACCGCCCAGGCAAGCGTATTCTAGATGCGATGAAGTCGGCAGGATTTGAAAAGGCGTAG
- a CDS encoding putative transporter, with product MEWIVDLFSNHESIAYTVLVYSIVIALGVFLGRLKFFGISFGIAFVLFAGIAVSHFGFTINPEILHFVKEFGLILFVYTIGLQVGPGFFASLEKEGLKLNFISIITIVTCVITVLAIFYITKEDIVVLTGVMSGAVTNTPGLGAAQQTIMDLTNGNPDNKISTLGTAYAMSYPFGVLGIIIVMLLFKSILRVNVEAESRLNKWKTIAKAGTFSRRAIKVINPQLFGKKVGDIYEVLGDHLVISRLSRKGKILRANPETILEADDVLLIVAAPDDFRKIENFVGKEDFETDLGLDNPGNSPIVSKRISVTKKAAYAKKIGQSDIFNAYPITVTRYIRAGLEFIATPSTKLQFGDTIIVIGEEKDIEKFAKAVGNSKKEMSTPHIAELFFGIILGVLLGSIPFHIPGVPLPVKLGLAGGPLVVAILISRYGGKFSVTHYVSQSANLMVREIGIVLFLASVGLGAGENFVETIVNGDGLYWMLLGVIITLVPLIVTSIVCRSIYKLSYPEICGILAGVSTDPPALAFANQSTGSDAPAVSYATVYPLTTFLRIMVAQFLILFFYT from the coding sequence ATGGAATGGATAGTTGATTTATTCTCTAATCATGAGAGTATTGCATATACAGTACTTGTATATAGCATTGTAATTGCGTTGGGTGTTTTTTTAGGAAGACTCAAATTCTTTGGGATTTCATTTGGAATTGCCTTTGTGCTTTTTGCGGGCATAGCAGTTTCGCATTTTGGATTCACCATCAATCCAGAAATCCTACATTTTGTTAAGGAATTTGGTTTAATTCTTTTTGTGTACACCATTGGTTTGCAGGTAGGTCCAGGTTTCTTTGCTTCGCTAGAAAAAGAGGGGCTAAAGTTAAACTTCATCTCAATCATCACCATTGTAACTTGTGTGATTACGGTACTTGCCATTTTTTATATAACTAAAGAAGATATTGTGGTGCTCACGGGAGTGATGTCTGGAGCGGTGACCAATACGCCAGGGCTCGGTGCGGCACAACAAACCATTATGGATTTAACAAATGGAAATCCAGATAATAAAATTTCTACACTAGGTACAGCCTATGCTATGAGCTATCCGTTTGGTGTTTTGGGGATCATTATTGTTATGCTTTTGTTTAAATCTATTTTGCGCGTAAATGTGGAGGCGGAGTCTCGTTTAAATAAATGGAAAACAATAGCCAAGGCAGGCACTTTTAGTCGTAGAGCGATTAAGGTTATAAATCCTCAGCTTTTTGGAAAAAAAGTGGGAGACATCTACGAAGTGTTGGGAGATCATTTAGTGATTTCCAGATTGTCTAGAAAAGGTAAAATTCTACGCGCCAATCCCGAAACAATACTAGAGGCAGATGATGTATTGCTAATTGTAGCAGCACCAGATGATTTTAGAAAAATTGAAAACTTTGTAGGGAAAGAAGATTTCGAGACCGATTTAGGACTAGACAATCCAGGCAATTCCCCAATTGTATCTAAAAGAATCAGCGTTACCAAAAAAGCTGCTTATGCTAAAAAGATAGGACAGTCTGATATATTTAATGCTTACCCTATCACTGTAACACGCTATATTCGTGCAGGTTTAGAGTTTATAGCAACTCCTTCAACTAAATTACAGTTCGGTGATACCATTATCGTAATTGGGGAAGAAAAAGACATCGAGAAGTTTGCCAAAGCGGTAGGTAACTCTAAAAAAGAAATGAGTACTCCACATATCGCAGAATTGTTCTTTGGAATTATTTTAGGCGTATTGTTAGGAAGTATCCCATTCCATATCCCAGGCGTGCCATTGCCTGTGAAATTAGGATTGGCAGGAGGTCCTTTGGTGGTAGCGATTTTAATCAGCCGCTATGGCGGAAAATTCTCTGTAACGCATTATGTTTCACAGAGTGCCAATTTAATGGTGCGCGAAATAGGTATCGTATTGTTCCTAGCCAGTGTAGGGCTCGGCGCGGGAGAAAACTTTGTGGAAACCATCGTAAACGGAGATGGCTTATATTGGATGCTTTTAGGGGTGATTATTACTTTGGTGCCTCTGATTGTTACTTCCATCGTATGCCGTTCTATTTACAAATTGAGCTATCCCGAAATTTGTGGAATCTTAGCTGGAGTATCAACCGATCCGCCTGCACTTGCCTTTGCCAATCAGTCAACAGGTTCAGATGCTCCAGCGGTGAGCTATGCCACTGTGTATCCGCTCACTACCTTTTTACGAATTATGGTCGCACAGTTTTTAATTTTATTTTTCTATACTTAA
- a CDS encoding SLC13 family permease, protein MDSRRAAQILSKKMQRVIDAQRRIILFLICIIFAFGVTFAMAHYEESLNMIQIYVVFILFLAISLWVTEAVPPFAVGLLIVGLLIFFIGNSATNIKGQADYIDVKTFVQTWSNSVIWLMLGGFFLAEALKITGLDKDLFRLSISRVGNNPKHIILGLMMATGIASMIMSNTATTAMMIASIMPFIDVVGYQNRVSKALLIGIPASAAIGGVGTIIGSPPNAIAVDAINNLARDHGDLHYISFLDWMIYGVPIALILMVVFWFILIKVYKIKNTPIEIDFLHKKGLESQMEKFNKRMVIGVLIITVLLWLTGSVHGIPSAAISGIPIIVLPMLGIITGVGVRKLPWDTLMLVAGGLSLGIAIQQSGLADFFVSKISNYEFYDVVFLIIFAFATVIFSNIMSNTATATILIPVATILPGVNPIEAAVVIGLSASFALFLPVSTPPNAIAFSTGYLKQSDFKLGGFWIGLLGPVLTILWVLLLSYFGFMS, encoded by the coding sequence ATGGATTCAAGAAGAGCCGCACAGATTTTATCAAAGAAAATGCAGCGTGTGATAGATGCACAGCGTAGGATAATCCTATTCCTTATCTGTATTATTTTTGCTTTTGGAGTTACATTCGCCATGGCGCATTATGAGGAGAGTTTAAACATGATTCAAATCTATGTAGTATTCATTCTCTTTTTAGCCATTTCACTCTGGGTAACAGAGGCGGTGCCTCCCTTTGCTGTGGGACTCCTCATCGTAGGATTACTAATATTTTTCATAGGAAACTCTGCCACCAATATCAAAGGGCAGGCAGACTATATAGATGTAAAAACCTTTGTGCAAACTTGGTCTAACTCTGTAATTTGGCTAATGCTCGGTGGTTTCTTTTTGGCTGAAGCACTTAAAATCACGGGGCTAGACAAAGATTTGTTCCGTTTGAGTATCTCTAGAGTGGGCAACAATCCCAAGCACATTATTCTAGGACTGATGATGGCAACGGGAATTGCCTCCATGATTATGTCTAATACTGCCACCACTGCTATGATGATAGCCTCCATCATGCCATTTATCGATGTGGTGGGCTACCAAAACCGAGTGAGCAAAGCTTTGCTTATTGGGATACCAGCTTCGGCAGCCATTGGTGGGGTAGGGACAATCATTGGGTCGCCACCCAATGCCATTGCCGTAGACGCCATTAATAACTTGGCGAGGGATCATGGCGATCTTCATTACATTTCTTTCCTCGATTGGATGATTTATGGCGTGCCCATCGCCCTTATTTTGATGGTAGTTTTCTGGTTTATTTTAATTAAAGTCTACAAGATCAAAAATACGCCTATCGAAATCGACTTTTTGCACAAAAAAGGACTAGAAAGCCAGATGGAGAAATTCAATAAGCGCATGGTCATCGGAGTTTTGATTATCACCGTATTGTTGTGGCTTACGGGCAGTGTGCACGGAATCCCATCGGCTGCAATTTCAGGTATTCCCATCATCGTATTGCCCATGTTGGGCATCATTACAGGCGTGGGCGTGAGAAAATTACCTTGGGATACACTGATGCTCGTAGCGGGAGGTTTGTCGCTCGGTATTGCGATTCAACAAAGTGGATTGGCAGATTTCTTTGTCTCAAAAATCAGTAATTATGAATTTTATGATGTAGTGTTTTTAATCATCTTTGCCTTTGCCACGGTGATATTCTCCAACATTATGAGCAACACCGCAACGGCAACGATTTTAATCCCCGTAGCGACCATTCTGCCAGGTGTAAACCCCATAGAAGCCGCCGTTGTTATTGGGCTTTCGGCATCATTTGCTTTGTTCTTGCCCGTGTCTACACCGCCTAATGCAATTGCGTTTAGTACAGGATATTTAAAGCAATCCGATTTTAAATTAGGAGGATTCTGGATAGGCTTGCTAGGACCTGTGCTCACTATTCTGTGGGTATTGCTGTTGTCTTATTTTGGATTCATGTCTTAG
- a CDS encoding LOG family protein — protein MKRGKLIRTLDYWRKHTKASNSLRDLVIQNLDFTKEAINWESFELDNTVFISCDFKQEDAFLLMQMGAFIYPKFDNLPFNPNRKTLYTHEELLEGYDPVHDNSTDLQIYKHFSLNKYNPGFHIAMAQRLHDFNIDESIRELMGYNDLGMTDRKAIGFMGGHSTRRGSEFYIKSAQTAKLLAEEGYYIVSGGGPGIMEAANLGAYMANKTEAELMDAIEILSDLDFGKLNPEETKDFLAKNYLIQAKKVLEKYPSTTENLAIPTWFYGHEPTNVFATHVAKYFSNSIREDVLLAISLYGVIFAPGSAGTTQEIFQEAAQNHYGTFGYYSPMIFLGKKRYVEDSSLYSVLHQLAIGQEYKKLLYLTDEPELIVDFIKKNPPIPVA, from the coding sequence ATGAAACGAGGAAAACTTATTAGAACTTTAGATTACTGGAGAAAACATACCAAGGCGAGCAATAGTTTGAGGGATTTGGTAATCCAGAATTTAGATTTTACCAAAGAGGCTATCAATTGGGAATCTTTTGAATTAGATAATACCGTTTTTATCAGTTGTGATTTTAAGCAAGAAGATGCTTTCCTATTGATGCAAATGGGGGCTTTTATTTATCCAAAATTTGATAATTTACCTTTTAATCCTAATCGAAAAACGCTTTACACTCACGAAGAATTGCTGGAGGGCTATGATCCTGTGCACGACAACTCTACCGATTTGCAAATCTATAAACACTTTAGCCTAAATAAATACAACCCAGGTTTCCATATTGCGATGGCACAACGGTTACACGATTTCAATATCGATGAATCTATCCGCGAATTGATGGGCTACAACGATCTGGGCATGACGGATCGCAAGGCTATTGGTTTCATGGGAGGGCATTCTACCCGCAGGGGTTCTGAATTTTATATTAAATCGGCGCAAACTGCCAAATTGCTTGCCGAGGAGGGCTACTACATCGTTTCGGGCGGAGGTCCTGGGATTATGGAAGCAGCAAATTTAGGAGCTTATATGGCAAACAAAACTGAGGCAGAGCTCATGGATGCTATTGAAATATTAAGCGATTTGGATTTTGGAAAATTAAATCCTGAGGAAACTAAAGATTTCTTGGCTAAAAACTATTTAATTCAGGCTAAAAAGGTTTTGGAAAAATATCCAAGCACTACCGAGAATTTGGCGATTCCCACTTGGTTTTATGGGCACGAGCCTACCAATGTTTTTGCAACACATGTGGCTAAATATTTCTCCAATTCCATTCGAGAAGATGTCTTGCTTGCCATTAGCTTATATGGTGTAATTTTCGCGCCAGGAAGTGCGGGCACCACGCAGGAAATTTTCCAAGAAGCGGCACAGAACCACTACGGAACCTTTGGCTACTACAGCCCGATGATTTTCTTGGGCAAAAAACGATATGTAGAAGATTCTTCTCTGTATTCGGTTTTGCACCAATTGGCAATAGGACAAGAATACAAGAAATTGCTCTACTTAACTGATGAGCCAGAGCTAATTGTTGATTTCATCAAGAAAAATCCACCAATTCCCGTGGCTTAA
- a CDS encoding 2-hydroxyacid dehydrogenase, translated as MRILALDTNHSILIEKLEKAGFSVDEDYTSPKNEVEQKIADYDGIIIRSRFPIDETFLSKAEKLKFIGRVGAGLENIDLDFAESRGIICFNAPEGNRDAVAEQAMGMLLSIMNRFWIANREVSQGIWKREENRGEEIKGKVVALIGYGNMGKAFAQRLKGFGCKVIFYDIKDGLSDENARQSTMDEVFERADILSLHIPQTPETLGLVNDAYLQKFHKNIYFINTARGKSVVTKDLVKHLKTGKVKAAALDVLEQEKASFESLLQSEIPEELNYLIQAENVLLTPHIAGWTLESKVKLAEVIADKIIEAFG; from the coding sequence ATGAGAATTTTAGCCCTAGATACCAATCATTCCATTTTAATTGAAAAATTAGAAAAAGCAGGTTTTTCCGTTGATGAAGATTATACTTCGCCCAAAAACGAAGTAGAACAGAAAATTGCAGACTACGATGGAATCATTATCCGAAGCCGTTTCCCGATTGACGAAACTTTTTTAAGCAAGGCAGAAAAATTAAAATTTATCGGCAGAGTAGGCGCAGGGCTGGAGAACATAGATTTAGATTTTGCCGAAAGCCGTGGAATCATTTGTTTTAACGCGCCCGAAGGTAATCGCGATGCGGTGGCAGAGCAGGCAATGGGCATGCTATTGAGCATTATGAATCGTTTTTGGATAGCCAATCGCGAAGTGAGCCAAGGCATCTGGAAACGAGAAGAAAATCGTGGCGAAGAAATTAAAGGAAAAGTAGTGGCACTCATCGGCTATGGAAATATGGGGAAAGCTTTTGCTCAAAGGCTAAAGGGATTTGGTTGCAAAGTGATATTTTATGATATCAAAGACGGGCTCAGTGATGAAAATGCTCGCCAATCCACGATGGATGAGGTGTTTGAACGAGCAGATATTTTAAGCCTACATATTCCGCAAACGCCCGAAACGCTGGGCTTGGTAAATGATGCGTATCTTCAAAAATTCCATAAAAATATATATTTTATCAACACGGCTCGTGGCAAATCCGTAGTTACAAAGGACTTGGTGAAACACCTTAAAACGGGAAAAGTGAAAGCCGCTGCACTTGATGTGCTAGAGCAAGAGAAAGCATCTTTTGAGTCTTTATTGCAAAGCGAAATTCCAGAAGAATTAAATTATTTAATTCAAGCTGAAAATGTGTTGCTCACGCCACACATCGCGGGCTGGACTCTTGAAAGTAAAGTGAAACTAGCAGAAGTCATTGCCGATAAAATTATTGAAGCATTTGGCTAA
- the recR gene encoding recombination mediator RecR, producing MHYPSKILEQAVEEISQLPGIGKRTALRLALHMLQRPKSQTHVLAQSMTKLVDEIQYCKQCYALCDNDICEICENQLREQDIICVVEDIRDVMAIENTGQYRGVYHVLGGKISPMEGIGPEKLNIVPLLERAKNAKEIIFAMSSTMEGDTTVFYLYKLLKDSDVKLSTIARGIGVGDELEYADELTLGRSITHRVPYEDNL from the coding sequence ATGCACTATCCTAGCAAAATTTTGGAACAAGCAGTAGAAGAAATCTCTCAACTACCAGGAATTGGGAAGCGCACGGCTTTGCGTTTAGCCTTGCATATGTTGCAACGCCCCAAAAGCCAAACACATGTTTTGGCACAATCGATGACGAAATTGGTAGACGAAATTCAATATTGCAAACAATGCTATGCACTGTGCGACAACGATATTTGCGAAATCTGTGAAAATCAATTGCGTGAGCAAGACATTATTTGCGTTGTAGAAGACATCCGTGATGTGATGGCGATTGAAAATACGGGACAATATCGTGGCGTTTATCATGTTTTGGGCGGAAAGATTTCTCCCATGGAAGGCATAGGTCCCGAAAAATTAAACATCGTTCCCCTACTCGAACGCGCCAAAAATGCCAAAGAAATCATTTTTGCCATGAGTAGCACCATGGAGGGCGACACCACGGTTTTCTATCTATATAAATTACTAAAAGACAGCGATGTAAAACTTTCCACCATCGCACGCGGAATCGGTGTGGGCGACGAGCTCGAGTATGCCGACGAGCTCACGCTAGGGCGTTCTATCACGCACCGAGTGCCGTACGAAGATAATTTATAA
- a CDS encoding sodium:solute symporter — protein sequence MLTPWLTAALIAGYFCVLLFVSYLTSRKSTSETFFTGNHQSPWFVVAYGMIGAALSAVTFVSIPGGVVNNAFYLSQFFLGNLVGYLFITFVLIPIYYQLRLVSIYSYLHNRFGWFSYKTGSFFFLLSQSFGAGLRLLLAIKILQVLFGLGNEHAWWLGLLFLVLIFLYTFKAGIKTIVWTDLLQTTFLILAALSIVFVIFSKLQMGLGDMIAMGEEKGYWRWLNTDVNSGSYFWKQFLSGILIAMAMNGLDQNIMQKSLTCKNMREAQKNTLVFSFSVAVVQCLFLFLGMMLYLYADVYQIELPTKMVNDVSQIATDKVLPFLTLNHFGLLAGVMFVLGTAAAAFSSVDSALTALTTSFCYDFLGIEKKKNPIQLKTITHIGFSVVMLGLILIFQNSGSDVFSLIFSLAGYTYSPLLGLFLLGIFTSFKPNDKIVPVACISTPILAYFLNQFLLKNYDFNMGFLTILTGAIISIVLLYVLNAVSKLVK from the coding sequence ATGCTCACGCCTTGGCTCACGGCTGCTTTGATTGCAGGATATTTTTGTGTCTTATTATTCGTTAGCTATTTAACTTCACGAAAATCCACTAGCGAAACCTTTTTTACGGGCAATCATCAATCGCCTTGGTTTGTAGTAGCTTATGGAATGATTGGAGCCGCACTTTCGGCGGTAACTTTTGTTTCCATTCCTGGGGGCGTGGTGAATAACGCATTCTATCTTTCGCAATTTTTCTTGGGAAATCTAGTTGGCTATTTGTTCATCACATTTGTGTTGATACCGATTTATTATCAATTAAGGCTGGTGTCCATTTATAGCTATTTGCACAATCGGTTTGGGTGGTTTAGTTATAAAACAGGTTCCTTTTTCTTTTTGCTTTCGCAGTCCTTTGGGGCAGGGTTGAGACTACTTTTAGCCATCAAAATCTTGCAAGTTTTGTTTGGCTTAGGCAATGAACACGCTTGGTGGCTTGGGCTTTTGTTTTTGGTTTTAATCTTTCTTTACACTTTTAAAGCTGGGATTAAAACCATTGTTTGGACAGATTTATTGCAGACTACTTTTCTGATTTTAGCCGCGTTAAGCATTGTTTTTGTCATTTTTTCTAAACTACAAATGGGCTTGGGCGACATGATTGCTATGGGCGAAGAAAAAGGCTACTGGAGATGGCTCAATACTGATGTGAACAGTGGTTCCTATTTCTGGAAACAGTTTCTCTCTGGGATTTTGATTGCCATGGCGATGAATGGACTCGACCAAAACATTATGCAAAAAAGCTTGACTTGCAAAAACATGCGCGAAGCACAGAAAAATACGCTTGTCTTTAGTTTTTCGGTGGCGGTGGTGCAATGTTTATTTTTGTTTTTGGGAATGATGCTTTATTTATACGCCGATGTGTACCAAATCGAGCTGCCTACCAAAATGGTGAATGACGTATCTCAAATTGCAACCGACAAAGTTTTGCCATTTTTAACGCTTAATCACTTTGGTTTATTGGCGGGCGTGATGTTTGTTTTGGGAACCGCTGCCGCGGCTTTCTCGAGTGTGGATTCTGCACTCACAGCACTCACTACTTCATTTTGTTATGATTTTTTAGGCATCGAAAAAAAGAAAAATCCGATACAATTAAAGACCATTACGCATATAGGATTCAGTGTGGTGATGCTTGGTTTAATTTTGATTTTTCAAAACTCTGGGAGCGATGTGTTTAGCCTAATTTTTAGTTTGGCAGGCTATACCTATTCGCCACTTTTAGGATTGTTTTTGTTGGGGATTTTTACTTCGTTTAAACCCAATGATAAAATCGTCCCAGTTGCCTGTATTTCAACTCCGATTTTGGCTTATTTTTTAAATCAATTCTTATTGAAAAATTACGATTTTAATATGGGATTTTTGACTATTCTCACGGGGGCGATCATCAGCATAGTTTTGCTATATGTGCTGAATGCTGTGAGTAAATTAGTTAAATAA